A genomic window from Cloacibacillus evryensis DSM 19522 includes:
- a CDS encoding molybdopterin-guanine dinucleotide biosynthesis protein MobB — protein sequence MIRIFAVSGFKNSGKTTLCRKLLSELARLGVRTGYIKRTSDEVLDDDDTDTSAVERMGVASALWGTDGLCFEEAETKPFTPEYIVSRYFPDAEIVILEGGKYLDLPKIWVESGEPRPAGVRGVFMVYDRGAAGDGKLRFGEGDEAIIAGRLAATVRGSYYRSSKVYIGDRPLPMKDFIADFVRGAVLGMLASLKGGKDPQAPVRIYLDGEANK from the coding sequence ATGATTAGGATCTTCGCCGTTTCGGGTTTTAAGAACAGCGGCAAAACGACGCTGTGCCGTAAGCTGCTTTCGGAACTCGCGCGCCTGGGGGTGCGGACCGGGTATATAAAGAGAACTTCCGACGAAGTGCTCGATGATGACGATACTGACACCTCCGCCGTGGAGAGGATGGGAGTCGCCTCGGCGCTGTGGGGGACGGACGGCCTGTGTTTCGAAGAGGCGGAGACGAAGCCCTTTACGCCGGAGTATATAGTATCGCGGTACTTTCCCGACGCGGAGATCGTGATACTGGAAGGCGGCAAATACCTGGACCTTCCCAAGATATGGGTGGAGAGCGGCGAGCCGAGGCCGGCCGGCGTGCGCGGCGTATTTATGGTGTATGACAGAGGCGCCGCCGGCGACGGGAAGCTGCGTTTCGGCGAAGGGGACGAAGCGATTATCGCGGGGAGGCTGGCTGCTACCGTCCGCGGGAGCTATTATCGCAGCTCTAAGGTCTATATCGGAGACCGCCCTCTGCCGATGAAAGATTTTATCGCCGACTTTGTTAGGGGAGCCGTGCTCGGCATGCTTGCCTCACTGAAGGGCGGAAAGGATCCGCAGGCGCCGGTCCGCATATACCTTGACGGAGAAGCGAACAAGTAG
- a CDS encoding IS30 family transposase, with protein sequence MQCTLEKADYEPLSAEKKAASVLSESRRGITASDEELKRLNDIISPRIKKGQSVYHIWSSEKDSLMCSEKTIYNYIDQKRFDAINLELPRKVRRRLSRLSKQNFKVDTKCREGRGDSDFIAFITAHPDTPIVEIDSVDGRVGGKVMLTVHFLDAQLMLIFLRDANTAKSVSDIFNALYHNLGRELYIELFPVILTDNGSEFTDPAALELGGGEDSPCHVFYCDPASPNQKGSIENNHEQIRKVLPKGTSFDDLDQADMQLLSNNINSLLRRKLNGRSSYEVFSFLHGEETLRLRGVSPVSPEDVLLTPALLRNRQR encoded by the coding sequence ATGCAATGCACTCTGGAAAAAGCGGATTACGAGCCATTGTCTGCGGAGAAGAAGGCTGCCTCCGTGCTGTCGGAGTCAAGACGGGGCATAACGGCTTCCGACGAAGAGCTAAAGCGGCTGAACGATATCATCTCCCCGCGCATAAAAAAGGGACAGTCGGTCTATCATATCTGGAGCTCTGAAAAGGATTCGCTGATGTGCTCGGAGAAGACTATATACAACTATATAGACCAGAAGCGGTTTGACGCGATAAATCTGGAACTTCCGCGTAAGGTCCGCAGACGTCTGTCGCGTCTGTCGAAGCAGAACTTCAAGGTCGATACGAAGTGCAGAGAGGGACGGGGGGACAGCGATTTCATTGCGTTTATCACGGCGCACCCTGACACCCCTATAGTTGAGATCGACTCCGTGGACGGCAGGGTCGGAGGGAAGGTCATGCTCACAGTCCATTTCCTGGATGCGCAGCTGATGCTGATCTTTCTGCGCGATGCCAATACTGCGAAGTCTGTCTCCGACATATTCAATGCTTTATACCATAACCTTGGGCGCGAACTCTATATCGAGCTTTTCCCCGTCATCCTTACTGACAACGGCAGTGAATTTACTGATCCGGCGGCGTTGGAGCTTGGCGGCGGAGAGGACAGTCCGTGCCATGTCTTTTACTGTGATCCGGCGTCGCCGAATCAAAAGGGATCTATAGAAAACAACCATGAGCAGATACGCAAAGTACTTCCGAAGGGAACGAGCTTCGATGATCTTGACCAGGCCGATATGCAGCTGCTGTCTAACAACATCAACTCATTATTGAGAAGAAAGCTGAACGGCCGATCTTCATACGAGGTGTTCAGCTTTCTTCATGGAGAGGAGACTCTCCGCTTGCGGGGCGTTTCGCCTGTTTCGCCGGAGGACGTTCTTCTAACGCCGGCGTTACTTCGTAACAGGCAACGGTAA
- a CDS encoding AI-2E family transporter, translated as MTTNRYVLAAKKIRTSVIPLVVLLAFFAMVSWYIIKPLAMPLMWSILFSYFAYPIFTFLHKRLFRERYRNIAAAISTGVILVFIALPLLMLSIFVTREAIRISRQLMESGLISGSYADIIAAVKSLPIFGGFVNELDLITDLPIVDALIKDSARYVTAFLTMISSQIFESILKLALIILIVAITSFFLVRDGRRMIDYATDLLPLPEEERVGFVMRTAVMLKAVVCGIIMTAAVQGTLGGLGWWYVGLAHPVFFGFCMFMTAMIPFVGTPAIWVPGSAALFLRGDLSGCVILLLWGLLVVSSIDNFIKPIFISEGSKIHMLLIFVGLFGGLYAWGFLGVFVGPLILSLALFLLDIYHSIIKTPDEDCFAGAEDD; from the coding sequence TTGACCACAAACAGATATGTACTTGCCGCGAAGAAGATACGTACCAGTGTTATCCCGCTTGTCGTCCTTCTCGCCTTTTTCGCCATGGTGTCCTGGTACATCATAAAGCCGCTCGCGATGCCGTTGATGTGGTCGATCCTCTTTTCATATTTCGCCTATCCGATCTTCACCTTTCTGCACAAACGCCTGTTTCGTGAGAGATACCGCAATATCGCGGCCGCTATCAGCACCGGCGTGATCTTGGTCTTTATCGCGCTGCCGCTGCTGATGCTTTCTATCTTCGTCACACGTGAGGCGATCCGCATCAGCAGGCAGCTCATGGAGAGCGGTCTCATCTCGGGCTCTTACGCCGATATCATCGCGGCCGTCAAGTCGCTGCCGATTTTTGGCGGATTTGTCAACGAGCTGGATCTTATTACGGATCTGCCTATCGTAGACGCGCTGATAAAGGACAGCGCGCGTTATGTGACGGCCTTTCTGACGATGATCTCAAGCCAGATATTCGAGAGCATACTCAAGCTCGCGCTGATAATACTGATCGTCGCCATCACCTCGTTCTTCCTCGTGCGCGACGGACGCCGGATGATAGATTATGCGACGGACCTCCTCCCTCTGCCGGAGGAGGAGCGCGTCGGCTTTGTGATGCGCACGGCGGTTATGCTGAAGGCCGTCGTCTGCGGCATAATCATGACGGCCGCGGTCCAGGGCACCTTGGGCGGCCTTGGCTGGTGGTATGTCGGCCTCGCGCACCCGGTCTTTTTCGGCTTCTGCATGTTCATGACGGCGATGATACCGTTTGTCGGCACCCCCGCGATATGGGTGCCCGGTTCCGCCGCGCTCTTTCTGCGCGGCGACCTCTCCGGCTGTGTCATCCTTTTGCTGTGGGGACTGCTGGTCGTCAGCTCGATAGATAATTTTATCAAGCCGATATTCATCTCCGAGGGCAGCAAAATACACATGCTCCTCATCTTCGTCGGGCTCTTCGGCGGCCTTTACGCCTGGGGGTTCCTCGGCGTATTCGTCGGACCGCTGATCCTTTCGCTGGCGCTCTTCCTGCTGGACATATACCACAGCATAATCAAGACCCCGGATGAGGATTGTTTCGCGGGGGCTGAGGATGATTAG
- a CDS encoding YwbE family protein codes for MDGRTRSDIKIGAHVSIVLKADQRTGKLTEGVVARLLTKSPTHPHGIKVMLGDGQVGRVKEILAD; via the coding sequence GTGGACGGAAGGACGAGATCGGACATAAAGATAGGCGCGCATGTGAGCATAGTGCTGAAGGCCGACCAGCGCACCGGAAAACTTACGGAGGGTGTTGTGGCGCGGCTTCTGACGAAGAGCCCGACGCACCCGCACGGCATAAAGGTGATGCTCGGAGACGGGCAGGTAGGGCGCGTGAAGGAGATACTGGCCGACTGA
- a CDS encoding CsgG/HfaB family protein → MQKKLLCAIFALLIFAIPCWAKPVISIQPFIDKAGVGSQIASAITDMMTTELMNTGAFDIVERERLGEIGAEQKLGQSGLVDSSTAPKVGKLTGAEYMITGAITQFHYQTPGGAAILPGVGGGFVSNTGYVTLDVRIVSNTTGRVTFTSRQEGAATNSSGALISVFGGFGTIKHGGVMAAATQKAVSKAADDIRARIGGGATSGGGSASGLHVLSVSGNSVTIDAGSSLGARRGQHYAVYSESGVIKGLDGSVLGIEKNFKSVIVVEDVNPNYSTAKIIKGSKDLKRGDLLEKVSDPSSVKL, encoded by the coding sequence ATGCAGAAAAAACTTCTTTGCGCAATCTTCGCTCTTCTGATTTTTGCCATACCGTGCTGGGCAAAGCCGGTCATTTCAATTCAGCCGTTTATAGACAAAGCGGGCGTAGGGTCTCAGATAGCGTCTGCAATTACGGATATGATGACGACGGAATTGATGAACACGGGGGCCTTTGACATCGTCGAACGGGAGCGCCTTGGAGAGATCGGCGCAGAACAGAAACTCGGACAGTCCGGGCTGGTCGATTCGTCGACGGCTCCGAAAGTTGGCAAGCTTACCGGCGCCGAGTACATGATAACGGGCGCGATAACGCAATTCCATTATCAAACACCGGGAGGCGCCGCCATACTGCCTGGAGTCGGCGGCGGGTTTGTTTCCAATACGGGCTACGTGACGCTTGACGTGCGGATAGTCAGCAATACGACCGGCCGCGTCACCTTTACCAGCAGGCAGGAGGGCGCGGCGACTAACAGCTCCGGCGCGCTGATATCAGTCTTCGGCGGCTTCGGCACGATAAAACATGGCGGAGTCATGGCGGCTGCGACACAAAAGGCCGTTTCAAAAGCAGCCGACGACATCAGGGCCCGTATAGGAGGCGGCGCGACGTCCGGCGGCGGAAGCGCGTCAGGGCTGCATGTGCTCAGCGTATCCGGAAATTCCGTTACGATCGACGCCGGCTCGTCGCTCGGCGCGCGCCGCGGCCAGCATTACGCTGTCTACAGCGAGAGCGGAGTGATAAAAGGACTGGACGGCTCAGTGCTCGGAATCGAAAAAAACTTTAAATCGGTAATTGTAGTTGAGGATGTCAATCCAAATTATTCAACCGCTAAAATCATAAAGGGCAGCAAAGACTTGAAACGGGGAGACTTATTGGAAAAAGTAAGCGACCCGTCAAGCGTCAAACTATAA
- a CDS encoding CsgG/HfaB family protein, with translation MRKSIALFISLFLFLVSTAAPSSAAMRIAVMEFQNKAPEGSNLVAQALTDMFTTEMANTKTFEVYERSRLDAIAREQKLDQSGLVDVGTAAKIGKLIGVDYIILGSVTEYTEAVGGVVISFIGSATHTGKCTLDTRIINTTTGSVAFGVRETGIADRSAGGISIGGITYAEADFGGIKAAAAHDAVVKVIRELRKRLGGEVNHVIALNGDEVLIDMGSSLGAKKDDLLVVYAEGNAITGLDGKVLATEKNNYALLKVKDAQPAFSKCLVVKNTGPIENIFKGDLIEPVDRGEHKNLAYRKERAPQYSQDALNVLYGGGASPAADASPAAASPAAGQTQASPSGSAQLVPVSGIDPNTSDQVEVMKTYPISQKERNLIQIAHSAGVKQLQSGNPKEAVKSFERAVKGYPQNFVSAYWAGLCAMKMKDNSLALQWFNRALKMNPNYQPALNKKAALSK, from the coding sequence ATGAGAAAAAGTATCGCGCTTTTCATTTCATTATTTCTGTTTCTCGTATCAACCGCCGCCCCGTCTTCCGCGGCAATGAGAATTGCCGTCATGGAATTCCAGAACAAAGCGCCGGAGGGCAGCAACCTTGTGGCGCAAGCCCTGACGGACATGTTTACTACCGAGATGGCCAACACAAAGACGTTCGAGGTCTACGAACGCTCGCGCCTCGACGCGATCGCGCGCGAACAAAAGCTGGACCAGTCAGGGCTCGTCGACGTGGGCACAGCTGCCAAAATAGGCAAATTGATTGGTGTCGATTATATCATCCTCGGCTCAGTAACAGAATATACCGAGGCGGTGGGAGGCGTCGTCATCTCCTTTATCGGAAGCGCCACACATACAGGAAAATGCACGCTTGATACGAGGATAATTAACACCACGACGGGCAGCGTCGCATTCGGCGTACGGGAGACCGGCATAGCGGACCGTTCGGCCGGCGGCATAAGCATAGGCGGGATCACATACGCAGAGGCCGATTTCGGCGGGATAAAAGCAGCCGCGGCGCATGATGCCGTCGTAAAAGTCATCCGCGAGCTTCGCAAAAGACTTGGCGGCGAAGTGAACCATGTAATCGCGCTAAACGGCGACGAGGTGCTCATTGATATGGGGTCGTCGCTCGGCGCTAAAAAAGACGACCTTCTCGTCGTCTACGCGGAAGGCAACGCCATCACAGGACTGGACGGCAAGGTGCTGGCCACCGAGAAGAATAATTACGCGCTCCTCAAAGTAAAAGACGCACAGCCCGCTTTCAGCAAATGCCTTGTTGTAAAAAACACAGGGCCTATTGAAAATATTTTTAAGGGCGATCTCATAGAGCCGGTAGACAGAGGCGAACATAAGAACCTCGCATACAGGAAAGAACGCGCTCCGCAATACAGTCAGGACGCTCTGAACGTTCTTTACGGCGGCGGCGCATCCCCAGCCGCGGACGCTTCTCCCGCTGCGGCGTCCCCGGCCGCAGGCCAAACGCAGGCGTCTCCATCCGGTTCTGCTCAATTGGTACCCGTAAGCGGTATCGACCCGAACACCTCCGATCAGGTCGAAGTGATGAAAACATATCCCATCTCACAAAAAGAACGTAATCTCATTCAGATAGCCCATTCAGCCGGTGTAAAACAACTTCAGAGCGGCAATCCCAAAGAGGCTGTCAAGAGCTTCGAACGCGCTGTGAAAGGCTATCCGCAAAATTTCGTAAGCGCCTACTGGGCCGGCCTCTGCGCAATGAAAATGAAAGACAACTCGCTTGCGCTGCAGTGGTTCAACAGAGCTCTTAAAATGAACCCGAACTATCAGCCGGCACTAAACAAAAAGGCGGCATTAAGCAAATAG